The following proteins come from a genomic window of Pyxidicoccus sp. MSG2:
- a CDS encoding GldG family protein, translated as MKATHVGKVMGAFGLLLLLSSPFTLFVTSGSLLAAGVKAGLGLLLLGAYTATNFQQFGQFASRKSSFFFATTVLTALVALAGLVAVNYIAHKKNQTWDLTKEKIYTLAPQTTATLAGLPDKVRALGFIPPSHPNYGLLDELFQRYHAQAPEKFEYAFKDPRRSPDLAAKYQLKEGQTTVVLVRGEGANESHTTLNTLSEQELTNALIKLAAVGTQKVYLVTGHGEWPLVKEQAPSTDPGASLSELTRQLRQEGYTPEALNLLGKTEVPRDAAVLIIAGARTPYAKPEMEALQKYLATGGRLLYFADAGLQDGLDALLAEYGVQVDDGVAADAQYNSGNPYVVLSAFYSEHDIVKPLKARGLNIEFPTPRSLSALRFGLVPGVKVDPLVLTSQYGWVETKPEENAMPSDGEKTGQLTLAVAATRDTKDAQDKRFDQARLVVVGDSELLLDPNWGHEPNRNLVMNALGWASNQIQRITIRPPDREVSTLELDEASMDGIRFVSTDLLPLSLLGMGLAIWLSRRNK; from the coding sequence ATGAAAGCGACCCACGTCGGAAAGGTGATGGGGGCCTTCGGACTCCTGCTCCTGCTGTCGAGCCCCTTCACGCTGTTCGTCACCTCGGGCAGCCTCCTGGCCGCCGGCGTGAAGGCGGGCCTCGGGCTGTTGCTGCTTGGCGCGTACACCGCCACCAACTTCCAGCAGTTCGGCCAGTTCGCCTCGCGCAAGTCGAGCTTCTTCTTCGCCACCACGGTGCTCACCGCGCTGGTGGCGTTGGCCGGCCTGGTCGCGGTGAACTACATCGCCCACAAGAAGAACCAGACCTGGGATTTGACGAAGGAGAAGATCTACACGCTGGCGCCGCAGACGACGGCCACCCTGGCCGGACTGCCGGACAAGGTGCGGGCGCTCGGCTTCATCCCGCCCTCGCACCCGAACTACGGCCTGCTCGACGAGCTGTTCCAGCGCTACCACGCGCAGGCGCCGGAGAAGTTCGAGTACGCCTTCAAGGACCCGCGCCGCAGCCCGGACCTGGCCGCGAAGTACCAGCTCAAGGAGGGCCAGACGACGGTGGTGCTGGTGCGCGGCGAGGGTGCCAACGAGTCGCACACCACGCTCAACACCCTGTCCGAGCAGGAGCTGACCAACGCCCTCATCAAGCTGGCCGCAGTGGGGACGCAGAAGGTCTACCTCGTCACCGGCCACGGCGAGTGGCCGCTGGTGAAGGAGCAGGCGCCGTCCACGGACCCGGGCGCCAGCCTGTCCGAGCTGACGCGGCAACTCCGGCAGGAGGGCTACACCCCGGAGGCGCTCAACCTCTTGGGGAAGACGGAGGTGCCGAGGGACGCCGCGGTGCTCATCATCGCGGGGGCGCGCACGCCGTACGCGAAGCCGGAGATGGAAGCGCTCCAGAAGTACCTCGCCACCGGCGGGCGGCTGCTCTACTTCGCGGACGCGGGGCTGCAGGACGGCCTGGACGCGCTGCTGGCCGAGTACGGCGTGCAGGTGGATGACGGCGTCGCCGCGGACGCGCAGTACAACAGCGGCAACCCGTACGTGGTGCTGTCGGCCTTCTACAGCGAGCACGACATCGTCAAGCCGCTGAAGGCGCGCGGGCTGAACATCGAGTTCCCCACCCCGCGCAGCCTGTCCGCGCTGCGCTTCGGACTGGTCCCGGGCGTGAAGGTGGATCCGCTGGTGCTCACCTCTCAGTACGGCTGGGTGGAGACGAAGCCGGAGGAGAACGCCATGCCCTCCGACGGCGAGAAGACGGGCCAGCTCACGCTGGCGGTGGCCGCCACGCGCGACACGAAGGACGCGCAGGACAAGCGCTTCGACCAGGCGCGGCTGGTGGTGGTGGGTGACTCGGAGCTCCTCCTGGACCCGAACTGGGGGCACGAGCCCAACCGCAACCTGGTGATGAACGCACTGGGCTGGGCGTCCAACCAGATTCAGCGCATCACCATCCGCCCGCCGGACCGCGAAGTGTCCACGCTGGAGCTGGACGAGGCGTCGATGGACGGCATCCGATTCGTCTCCACGGACCTGCTGCCCCTGTCGCTCCTGGGCATGGGGCTGGCCATCTGGCTCTCGAGGCGCAACAAGTGA